In one Candidatus Eremiobacterota bacterium genomic region, the following are encoded:
- the fumC gene encoding class II fumarate hydratase → MSSTQTNGSVGRSRAESDSMGKIDVPADKYYGAQSARSLIHFDIGDDATPRDVMPREIIRAMAVLKKAAALVNRDLGKLDEEKTKLITQAADEVIAGKLADHFPLRVWQTGSGTQTNMNVNEVISNRAIEIAGGEMGSKKPIHPNDHVNMSQSSNDTFPTAMHMAAAEAMIALLPAVEQLRDALDAKAKEWQDVVKVGRTHLQDATPLTLGQEFSGYVSQLDRDLKRLRFALDDLYDLAIGGTAVGTGLNAHPEFADRAAKKIAELTGLPFRSHPNKFAALASHDEVVAASGALKTLAASLMKIANDVRWLASGPRAGIGELILPENEPGSSIMPGKVNPTQSEALTMVCVQVFGNDVAIGFGGSQGNFELNVFNPVMIYNFLHSCRLLQDACTMFREHAVEGLRANEPVIAKYLGESLMTVTALTPKIGYDKAAEIAKKAHHEGTTLKDAALSLGYVNAEDFDKYVVPANMTHP, encoded by the coding sequence ATGTCCAGCACGCAGACGAACGGCTCCGTCGGCCGCAGCCGCGCCGAGAGCGACTCGATGGGGAAGATCGACGTCCCCGCCGACAAGTACTACGGCGCGCAGTCGGCGCGCTCGCTGATCCACTTCGACATCGGCGACGACGCGACGCCGCGCGACGTGATGCCGCGCGAGATCATCCGCGCGATGGCGGTGCTCAAGAAAGCGGCCGCGCTCGTCAACCGCGACCTCGGCAAGCTCGACGAAGAAAAGACGAAGCTGATCACGCAGGCCGCCGACGAGGTGATCGCCGGGAAGCTCGCCGACCACTTCCCGCTGCGCGTGTGGCAGACGGGCTCCGGCACGCAGACGAACATGAACGTCAACGAGGTGATCTCGAACCGCGCGATCGAGATCGCCGGCGGCGAGATGGGTTCGAAGAAGCCGATCCACCCCAACGACCACGTCAACATGTCGCAGTCCTCGAACGACACGTTCCCGACCGCGATGCACATGGCGGCGGCCGAGGCGATGATCGCGCTGCTCCCCGCGGTCGAGCAGCTCCGCGACGCCCTCGACGCGAAGGCGAAGGAGTGGCAGGACGTCGTCAAGGTCGGCCGCACGCACTTGCAGGACGCGACGCCGCTGACGCTGGGCCAGGAGTTCTCCGGCTACGTCAGCCAGCTGGACCGGGATCTGAAGCGGCTGCGCTTCGCGCTCGACGATTTGTACGATCTTGCGATCGGCGGAACCGCCGTCGGCACGGGATTGAACGCGCATCCCGAGTTCGCGGATCGCGCCGCGAAGAAGATCGCCGAGCTGACGGGGCTGCCGTTCCGCTCGCATCCCAACAAGTTTGCCGCGCTGGCCTCGCACGACGAAGTCGTCGCCGCGTCGGGCGCGCTCAAGACCCTCGCCGCCTCGCTGATGAAGATCGCGAACGACGTGCGCTGGCTCGCCTCCGGGCCGCGCGCCGGGATCGGCGAGCTGATTCTGCCGGAGAACGAGCCCGGCTCCTCGATCATGCCGGGCAAAGTGAACCCGACGCAGTCCGAAGCGCTGACGATGGTGTGCGTGCAAGTGTTCGGCAACGACGTCGCGATCGGGTTCGGCGGCTCGCAAGGCAACTTCGAGCTCAACGTCTTCAACCCGGTGATGATCTACAACTTCCTGCACTCGTGCCGGCTGCTGCAAGACGCGTGCACCATGTTCCGCGAGCACGCGGTCGAAGGGCTCCGCGCGAACGAGCCGGTGATCGCGAAGTATCTCGGCGAGTCGCTGATGACGGTCACCGCGCTCACGCCGAAGATCGGCTACGACAAGGCGGCGGAGATCGCGAAGAAGGCGCATCACGAAGGAACGACGCTCAAAGACGCGGCGCTGTCCCTCGGCTACGTGAACGCCGAGGACTTCGACAAGTACGTCGTGCCGGCCAACATGACCCATCCGTAG